A section of the Deinococcus taeanensis genome encodes:
- a CDS encoding lipid-A-disaccharide synthase-related protein — protein sequence MTPPFPPATLIVSNGHAEDLIGAALARELQRAGHGPALALPLVARGRAYEGVAAVQGPLLELPSGGFPFGSAGNLRADLRAGLLTTSLRQWRAARRLGAHVTRVVVVGDTYALFVGTLAARRVPGAPGPRLPLTHLQPLVSTHYAQGMTPLAHLQELNALGANLFMPWEVALARRARRVYTRDAASATHLARRGVNAAYRGSFAMDVLPAPERDLTPLLDGRPVLALLPGQRGDAAFSLPLMLSAAADLDEMQAVAAYPNAWTTLPPLPGWQATPADEHTLWLRRGAARVLVLRGAFSAVLHRAVLALGTAGTASEQAAGLGVPVIGFPTPGPQYVAGFARRQARLLGRALTLTPADPAATAAAARALLTDPGRLAQAQQDGRRRIGSPGALQAIAEELGQP from the coding sequence GTGACGCCTCCCTTCCCGCCAGCGACCCTGATCGTGTCCAACGGCCACGCCGAGGATCTGATCGGCGCGGCCCTGGCCCGCGAACTCCAGCGGGCCGGGCACGGCCCCGCCCTGGCGTTGCCGCTGGTGGCGCGCGGCCGTGCGTACGAGGGCGTGGCTGCCGTTCAGGGACCGCTGCTGGAACTGCCCTCCGGCGGGTTTCCGTTCGGCAGCGCCGGGAACCTCCGCGCGGACCTCCGCGCCGGCCTGCTCACGACCTCCCTGCGGCAGTGGCGGGCGGCCCGGCGCCTGGGTGCACACGTGACGCGCGTGGTGGTGGTGGGCGACACCTACGCCCTGTTCGTGGGTACGCTCGCCGCCCGCCGGGTGCCCGGTGCGCCCGGGCCGCGGCTGCCCCTCACGCACCTGCAGCCGCTTGTGTCCACCCACTACGCGCAGGGCATGACCCCGCTGGCCCACCTTCAGGAACTGAACGCCCTGGGCGCGAACCTGTTCATGCCGTGGGAGGTCGCGCTGGCCCGCCGGGCCCGGCGCGTCTACACCCGGGACGCCGCGTCCGCCACGCATCTCGCGCGGCGCGGCGTGAATGCAGCGTACCGGGGCAGTTTCGCCATGGACGTCCTGCCCGCCCCGGAACGCGACCTGACCCCCCTGCTTGACGGCCGCCCGGTCCTGGCCCTCCTGCCGGGCCAGCGGGGCGACGCGGCGTTCTCCCTGCCGCTCATGCTGAGTGCCGCCGCTGACCTTGACGAGATGCAGGCCGTTGCCGCGTACCCGAACGCCTGGACCACCCTGCCGCCCCTGCCCGGCTGGCAGGCCACGCCCGCCGACGAGCACACCCTGTGGCTGCGGCGGGGCGCGGCGCGGGTGCTGGTGCTGCGCGGCGCATTCTCCGCCGTGCTGCACCGGGCGGTCCTGGCGCTCGGCACCGCCGGCACCGCCTCCGAACAGGCCGCTGGCCTGGGCGTCCCGGTCATCGGGTTTCCCACGCCCGGTCCGCAGTACGTGGCGGGCTTCGCGCGGCGCCAGGCGCGGCTGCTGGGCCGCGCACTGACCCTCACGCCCGCCGACCCGGCTGCCACCGCTGCCGCCGCGCGCGCCCTGCTGACCGACCCCGGCCGGTTGGCCCAGGCCCAGCAGGACGGCCGGCGCCGCATCGGGTCCCCTGGCGCCCTCCAGGCCATCGCGGAAGAACTCGGCCAGCCCTGA
- a CDS encoding creatininase family protein, producing the protein MRIQDMNWGMVEELLRGEDRCMLPLGCTEQHATLSLATDTLLAERVAREAAQDLGVPVFPALPYGITPQFTAYPGTVSVRLSTYLSLLDDLLSGLHAQGFRRILIVNGHGGNAPGQAWLGEWLARHPDARVQWHNWWNAPRTWAAVQAVDDLASHASWMENFPWTRLEGVSAPEERKPMVDVAALRQLPPAQVRERLGDGNYGGLHRRPDREMQRIWQEAVKETRALLQSGWA; encoded by the coding sequence ATGCGGATTCAGGACATGAACTGGGGCATGGTCGAGGAGCTGCTGCGCGGTGAGGACCGCTGCATGCTGCCGCTGGGCTGCACCGAACAGCACGCGACCCTGAGTCTGGCGACCGATACGCTGCTGGCCGAGCGGGTGGCGCGCGAAGCGGCGCAGGACCTGGGCGTGCCGGTGTTCCCGGCGTTGCCGTACGGAATCACGCCGCAGTTCACGGCGTACCCGGGCACCGTGAGCGTGCGCCTGAGCACCTACCTGTCCCTGCTGGACGATCTCCTGTCGGGCCTGCATGCGCAGGGGTTCCGGCGCATTCTGATCGTGAACGGGCACGGCGGGAACGCGCCGGGCCAGGCGTGGCTGGGCGAGTGGCTCGCGCGGCACCCGGACGCGCGGGTGCAGTGGCACAACTGGTGGAATGCGCCGCGCACCTGGGCAGCTGTGCAGGCCGTGGATGATCTCGCCAGTCATGCCAGCTGGATGGAAAACTTTCCGTGGACGCGCCTTGAGGGCGTTTCGGCGCCCGAGGAGCGCAAGCCGATGGTGGACGTCGCTGCGCTGCGGCAGCTTCCGCCCGCGCAGGTGCGCGAGCGCCTGGGAGACGGAAATTACGGGGGGCTGCACCGCCGCCCGGACCGGGAGATGCAGCGGATCTGGCAGGAGGCGGTCAAGGAGACGCGCGCGCTGCTGCAGAGCGGCTGGGCGTAA
- a CDS encoding NUDIX domain-containing protein, whose amino-acid sequence MDLMAVRAVWGSGPLMGAAVGVLLQDEQERVLLQRRGDDGLWSEPGGALNPGEDFLTGARRELMEETGLGCPDLRLLPVTEGLQDGPALFHRYPNGHEIYIVGMRAYGTLPASALEYAQPDDSGETLDLRWFALDDLPRLSNNANRASMNVLRARAGLPPLPLAPTPPPPPAGNYLRELRRFIGHHPWFAPGANVLVTDDRGHLLLLRDAHTRLWTLPGGSLEPGETFAQTAARELFEETALSAAHLDPLEVFDGPAYRFTYPNGDVVDFISVLYRARGVTGILRPQQTEVLEARWFAPDDLPADPDLSGPLIRANLRWWRGRGSP is encoded by the coding sequence ATGGACCTGATGGCCGTACGGGCGGTGTGGGGCAGCGGCCCCCTGATGGGCGCGGCGGTGGGCGTCCTGCTGCAGGATGAGCAGGAGCGCGTGCTGCTGCAGCGGCGCGGCGATGACGGACTGTGGAGTGAACCGGGCGGCGCCCTGAACCCCGGGGAGGACTTCCTGACCGGCGCGCGGCGTGAACTGATGGAGGAAACCGGCCTGGGCTGCCCGGACCTGCGTCTGCTGCCCGTCACGGAGGGCCTGCAGGACGGCCCGGCCCTGTTTCACCGCTACCCGAATGGGCATGAGATCTACATCGTGGGCATGCGGGCGTACGGCACCCTGCCGGCCTCGGCGCTGGAGTACGCACAGCCGGACGACAGCGGGGAAACGCTGGACCTGCGGTGGTTCGCCCTGGATGACCTGCCCCGCCTGAGCAACAACGCCAACCGCGCCAGCATGAACGTCCTGCGGGCCCGCGCGGGGCTGCCCCCCCTGCCGCTGGCCCCCACCCCGCCCCCACCGCCCGCCGGGAATTACCTGCGGGAGTTGCGGCGGTTCATCGGTCATCATCCCTGGTTCGCGCCGGGCGCGAACGTTCTCGTGACGGATGATCGCGGGCACCTGCTGCTGCTGCGGGACGCGCACACGCGCCTGTGGACGCTGCCCGGCGGGAGCCTGGAGCCCGGCGAGACGTTCGCGCAGACGGCCGCGCGGGAACTGTTCGAGGAGACGGCGCTGAGCGCCGCGCACCTGGACCCGCTGGAAGTGTTTGACGGACCCGCGTACCGCTTCACGTACCCGAATGGTGACGTGGTGGATTTCATCAGCGTGCTGTACCGGGCCCGCGGCGTGACGGGAATCCTCAGGCCGCAGCAGACCGAGGTGCTGGAAGCCCGGTGGTTCGCCCCGGACGACCTGCCGGCCGACCCGGACCTCAGCGGCCCGCTGATCCGCGCCAACCTGAGATGGTGGCGCGGCCGGGGCTCCCCCTGA